One part of the Paramormyrops kingsleyae isolate MSU_618 chromosome 2, PKINGS_0.4, whole genome shotgun sequence genome encodes these proteins:
- the c2h12orf43 gene encoding protein CUSTOS: MAASRDRVSSSSSSEDDKEIQRLKEAAWSFTESNGIHDTIIPGGDSKDQPSRRINVSQHEHDGNELQTTPEFRTHVAKKLGSVLDSYISDGTSAEFQRTPRLDHEEEDDDDGFRLFSTSVPGEENLKPPAVRCAVPSSSDSDSEMEMRLREAAVSAVDFLPAPALPIMPQPSSSPPTPTENQSRMKKRKKKKKRKARNGSEAFVEESSIHVRMGMQVDREGEAHDHGRNTTDTQEALKASLNAESTLPQDGIPAKKKKKKKKIRSEVEG; the protein is encoded by the exons ATGGCAGCTTCCAGGGACCGTGTGAGCAGCAGTTCTAGCAGTGAAGATGATAAGGAAATTCAAAGATTAAAAGAGGCTGCGTGGAGTTTTACCGAATCCAACGGGATCCATGACACTATTATACCAG GTGGAGATTCTAAAGACCAGCCAAGTCGTCG GATTAATGTGTCCCAGCACGAACACGACGGCAATGAACTCCAGACGACCCCTGAATTCCGCACACATGTCGCAAAGAAACTGGGATCTGTGCTAGATAG TTACATTTCAGATGGTACCAGTGCAGAATTCCAGAGGACTCCAAGGCTGGACCAtgaggaagaggatgatgatgatg GATTCCGGTTGTTCTCCACCTCTGTCCCAGGCGAGGAGAACCTGAAGCCTCCGGCTGTGAGATGCGCCGTTCCCAGCTCCAG TGACAGCGACAGCGAGATGGAAATGCGATTGCGAGAGGCTGCAGTGTCTGCAGTGGACTTTCTGCCCGCTCCAGCCCTTCCCATCATGCCTCAGCCGTCttcctcaccccccacccccactgaaAATCAGAGTAGgatgaagaagaggaagaagaagaagaagaggaaagCAAGGAATGGAAGTGAGGCCTTTGTGGAGGAGAGCAGTATACATGTCCGAATGGGAATGCAAGTGGACAGGGAGGGAGAGGCCCACGATCATGGCAGGAACACTACAGATACACAGGAGGCGCTCAAGGCCTCCTTGAACGCCGAGTCCACACTGCCGCAGGATGGGATCCCAgcgaagaagaagaagaagaagaaaaagataAGGTCTGAGGTAGAGGGGTGA
- the hnf1a gene encoding hepatocyte nuclear factor 1-alpha isoform X1 — translation MDGEERRVPTAPRRLSALQEQLVWALLGSGLSRELLLQALGELERDRAAAGGGDGSADRGGAESSEEGDEEFLPPIFRELEILPPEEAARQRAQVDQLLQEDPWRVAKLVKSYMQQHNLPQREVVESTGLNQSHLSQHLNKGTPMKNQKRAALYSWYVRRQAEITQQFSNASRGASLGEEPGDDARKGRRNRFKWGPASQQILFQAYERQKNPSKEEREGLVEECNRAECLQRGVSPSQLAGLGSNLVTEVRVYNWFANRRKEEAFRHKLALDVPFSSQSASTSTNTLTTSPTHDMKYSQQVAGEGHHGDRSTGPRPVLSPVQLEPSHTLLETHHKAVSGGGPLPPVSTLTALHSLSASPAPPQGLIMASLPSVMSLGEPSLLIGLTSAQPQTVPVINNVGGGFTTLQPISFQQQLHTPHQQPITQQFPSHMGPSSFMATMAPLPCHMYSKSELSSYTPSSLLSQAMVIADSNSIGTLTSLTAVRQILATDPDDQSDPPIQDSLHLASNSPVPVTSGGLELYPTSQPGEEHTPHLLTSPSADIDPYIPTEMVSSAQ, via the exons ATGGATGGCGAGGAGCGCCGGGTTCCCACTGCCCCGCGCCGCCTCTCAGCCCTGCAGGAGCAGCTGGTCTGGGCCCTGCTGGGCTCCGGCCTGTCCCGGGAACTCCTGCTCCAGGCTCTGGGGGAGCTGGAACGCGACAGGGCGGCCGCAGGCGGGGGCGATGGCTCGGCCGACAGGGGTGGTGCGGAGAGCTCCGAGGAGGGGGATGAGGAGTTCCTACCGCCCATCTTCAGGGAGCTGGAGATACTGCCCCCGGAGGAGGCGGCCAGACAACGTGCCCAGGTGGATCAGCTGCTGCA GGAAGATCCGTGGCGTGTAGCCAAGCTGGTGAAGAGCTACATGCAGCAGCACAACCTCCCCCAGAGAGAGGTGGTGGAGTCCACTGGGCTGAACCAGTCACACCTCTCCCAGCACCTGAACAAGGGCACTCCCATGAAGAACCAGAAGAGGGCAGCGCTGTACAGCTGGTATGTGCGGAGGCAGGCGGAGATCACTCAGC AGTTCAGCAACGCCAGCCGGGGGGCCAGCCTGGGGGAGGAGCCCGGTGATGACGCAAGGAAGGGCCGCAGGAACAGGTTCAAGTGGGGGCCTGCGTCCCAGCAGATCCTGTTCCAGGCCTACGAGAGGCAGAAGAACCCCAgcaaggaggagagggaggggctgGTGGAGGAGTGCAACAG GGCAGAGTGTCTGCAGCGGGGCGTGTCCCCTTCCCAGCTCGCGGGCTTGGGCTCTAACCTCGTGACAGAAGTGCGAGTTTATAACTGGTTTGCCAACCGTCGCAAGGAGGAGGCCTTCCGCCACAAGCTCGCGCTTGACGTGCCTTTCAGCAGCCAGTCAGCAAGCACCTCCACCAACACCCTCACTACAAGCCCCACGCACG ACATGAAAtacagccagcaggtggcaggtGAGGGTCACCATGGAGACAGGAGCACGGGGCCACGCCCAGTGCTCAGCCCTGTCCAATTGGAGCCAAGCCACACCCTCCTGGAGACGCATCACAAAGCA GTGTCAGGGGGTGGGCCGCTCCCCCCAGTCAGCACTTTAACAGCCCTACACAGCCTTTCGGcatcccctgcccccccacaggGCCTAATCATGGCCTCCCTGCCCAGCGTCATGAGCCTGGGGGAACCCTCGCTTCTAATTG GTTTAACATCAGCTCAGCCTCAGACTGTCCCAGTCATTAACAACGTGGGAGGCGGCTTCACCACCCTCCAGCCAATCTCGTTTCAGCAGCAGCTCCACACACCTCACCAGCAGCCAATCACGCAGCAGTTCCCCAGTCACATGGGCCCTAGCTCCTTCATGGCAACAATGGCACCTCTCCCATGTCACA TGTACAGTAAGTCTGAGCTGTCCTCGTACACCCCTTCCAGCCTGCTGTCGCAGGCTATGGTAATTGCTGACAGCAACAGCATCGGGACCCTCACCAGCCTCACTGCTGTAAGACAG ATTCTGGCCACAGACCCAGACGACCAGTCAGACCCCCCCATCCAGGACTCTCTCCACCTGGCATCAAACTCCCCAGTGCCAG TGACTTCTGGAGGCTTGGAGCTGTATCCAACTTCCCAGCCAGGAGAAGAGCACACCCCACACCTCCTCACATCCCCATCGGCAGACATCGACCCCTATATCCCCACAGAGATGGTTTCTTCCGCACAATAG
- the hnf1a gene encoding hepatocyte nuclear factor 1-alpha isoform X2 has product MDGEERRVPTAPRRLSALQEQLVWALLGSGLSRELLLQALGELERDRAAAGGGDGSADRGGAESSEEGDEEFLPPIFRELEILPPEEAARQRAQVDQLLQEDPWRVAKLVKSYMQQHNLPQREVVESTGLNQSHLSQHLNKGTPMKNQKRAALYSWYVRRQAEITQQFSNASRGASLGEEPGDDARKGRRNRFKWGPASQQILFQAYERQKNPSKEEREGLVEECNRAECLQRGVSPSQLAGLGSNLVTEVRVYNWFANRRKEEAFRHKLALDVPFSSQSASTSTNTLTTSPTHDMKYSQQVAGEGHHGDRSTGPRPVLSPVQLEPSHTLLETHHKAVSGGGPLPPVSTLTALHSLSASPAPPQGLIMASLPSVMSLGEPSLLIGLTSAQPQTVPVINNVGGGFTTLQPISFQQQLHTPHQQPITQQFPSHMGPSSFMATMAPLPCHMYSKSELSSYTPSSLLSQAMVIADSNSIGTLTSLTAILATDPDDQSDPPIQDSLHLASNSPVPVTSGGLELYPTSQPGEEHTPHLLTSPSADIDPYIPTEMVSSAQ; this is encoded by the exons ATGGATGGCGAGGAGCGCCGGGTTCCCACTGCCCCGCGCCGCCTCTCAGCCCTGCAGGAGCAGCTGGTCTGGGCCCTGCTGGGCTCCGGCCTGTCCCGGGAACTCCTGCTCCAGGCTCTGGGGGAGCTGGAACGCGACAGGGCGGCCGCAGGCGGGGGCGATGGCTCGGCCGACAGGGGTGGTGCGGAGAGCTCCGAGGAGGGGGATGAGGAGTTCCTACCGCCCATCTTCAGGGAGCTGGAGATACTGCCCCCGGAGGAGGCGGCCAGACAACGTGCCCAGGTGGATCAGCTGCTGCA GGAAGATCCGTGGCGTGTAGCCAAGCTGGTGAAGAGCTACATGCAGCAGCACAACCTCCCCCAGAGAGAGGTGGTGGAGTCCACTGGGCTGAACCAGTCACACCTCTCCCAGCACCTGAACAAGGGCACTCCCATGAAGAACCAGAAGAGGGCAGCGCTGTACAGCTGGTATGTGCGGAGGCAGGCGGAGATCACTCAGC AGTTCAGCAACGCCAGCCGGGGGGCCAGCCTGGGGGAGGAGCCCGGTGATGACGCAAGGAAGGGCCGCAGGAACAGGTTCAAGTGGGGGCCTGCGTCCCAGCAGATCCTGTTCCAGGCCTACGAGAGGCAGAAGAACCCCAgcaaggaggagagggaggggctgGTGGAGGAGTGCAACAG GGCAGAGTGTCTGCAGCGGGGCGTGTCCCCTTCCCAGCTCGCGGGCTTGGGCTCTAACCTCGTGACAGAAGTGCGAGTTTATAACTGGTTTGCCAACCGTCGCAAGGAGGAGGCCTTCCGCCACAAGCTCGCGCTTGACGTGCCTTTCAGCAGCCAGTCAGCAAGCACCTCCACCAACACCCTCACTACAAGCCCCACGCACG ACATGAAAtacagccagcaggtggcaggtGAGGGTCACCATGGAGACAGGAGCACGGGGCCACGCCCAGTGCTCAGCCCTGTCCAATTGGAGCCAAGCCACACCCTCCTGGAGACGCATCACAAAGCA GTGTCAGGGGGTGGGCCGCTCCCCCCAGTCAGCACTTTAACAGCCCTACACAGCCTTTCGGcatcccctgcccccccacaggGCCTAATCATGGCCTCCCTGCCCAGCGTCATGAGCCTGGGGGAACCCTCGCTTCTAATTG GTTTAACATCAGCTCAGCCTCAGACTGTCCCAGTCATTAACAACGTGGGAGGCGGCTTCACCACCCTCCAGCCAATCTCGTTTCAGCAGCAGCTCCACACACCTCACCAGCAGCCAATCACGCAGCAGTTCCCCAGTCACATGGGCCCTAGCTCCTTCATGGCAACAATGGCACCTCTCCCATGTCACA TGTACAGTAAGTCTGAGCTGTCCTCGTACACCCCTTCCAGCCTGCTGTCGCAGGCTATGGTAATTGCTGACAGCAACAGCATCGGGACCCTCACCAGCCTCACTGCT ATTCTGGCCACAGACCCAGACGACCAGTCAGACCCCCCCATCCAGGACTCTCTCCACCTGGCATCAAACTCCCCAGTGCCAG TGACTTCTGGAGGCTTGGAGCTGTATCCAACTTCCCAGCCAGGAGAAGAGCACACCCCACACCTCCTCACATCCCCATCGGCAGACATCGACCCCTATATCCCCACAGAGATGGTTTCTTCCGCACAATAG